From Dioscorea cayenensis subsp. rotundata cultivar TDr96_F1 chromosome 13, TDr96_F1_v2_PseudoChromosome.rev07_lg8_w22 25.fasta, whole genome shotgun sequence, the proteins below share one genomic window:
- the LOC120274730 gene encoding pentatricopeptide repeat-containing protein At5g66520-like: MSSRILARAMRLCKTRRQLEQVHVQILCNPGLSLRTTSSLLSRLLLLYSSLPSSTSFLLFVYIPSPTLSSFNTVLRSLAAAPPSSLPHLHPISLYSQLLSSGLLPNHLTFPFLFKHCSLRLLATSGQCLHSHVFKLGFHLDVFIQNSMVFFYATCGFIRRARRVFDEMPQKDLVSWNSLLIGYLRCGEADEAMDVFHRMGDRNVISWNSIITGFVQCGREKAALSLFHEMQAGDFVVKPDKITVASVISACASLGAFDQGRWVHGYLKMCGIELDVVIGTALIDMYGKCGCLARALEVFDEMPDKDVLAWTAMISAFAIHGFGEEAFTLLEKMERHGTKPNQVTFGALLCACAHSGMVERGRWCFEAMRRVYMIEPQQQHYACMVDLLGRAGLFAEALILIGSMPMEADTFVWGALLGACRMHGNVELGERVAGRLIGMDPLNHAFYIILSDIYAKADRFEDVKKVRKLMQEHGIKKAAPGCSSVEIDGVVREFSVKLAPCDDDDVLDELVLILDLMHEELKIQ, from the coding sequence ATGTCGTCGCGCATCTTGGCGCGTGCCATGCGTCTATGCAAGACTAGGCGACAGCTCGAGCAAGTGCACGTCCAAATCCTCTGCAATCCCGGCCTCAGCTTGCGCACAACCAGCTCTCTCCTCTCCCGTCTTCTCCTCCTCTACTCCTCCCTCCCCTCCTCCACCTCCTTTCTCCTATTCGTCTATATTCCCTCCCCTACCCTCTCCTCCTTCAACACCGTCCTCCGCTCACTCGCCGCTGCCCCTCCTTCCTCCCTTCCCCATCTCCACCCCATCTCCCTCTACTCCCAGCTCCTCTCCTCGGGCCTCCTTCCCAACCATCTCACTTTCCCCTTCCTCTTCAAGCACTGCTCTCTCCGTCTCCTCGCCACCTCTGGCCAGTGCCTCCATTCACACGTCTTCAAGCTCGGCTTCCATCTCGACGTCTTCATCCAGAATTCCATGGTTTTCTTCTATGCGACTTGCGGGTTTATCCGACGCGCGAGGAGAGTGTTCGATGAAATGCCCCAGAAAGACTTAGTCTCGTGGAATTCTCTTCTGATCGGGTACTTGAGGTGCGGGGAGGCAGACGAGGCGATGGATGTTTTTCATAGAATGGGGGATAGGAACGTGATTAGTTGGAATTCAATCATTACGGGGTTTGTTCAGTGTGGCCGGGAGAAGGCGGCTCTAAGTTTATTCCATGAAATGCAGGCGGGGGACTTTGTTGTTAAACCTGACAAGATTACGGTGGCCAGTGTGATCTCTGCTTGCGCTTCTCTTGGTGCTTTTGATCAGGGACGATGGGTGCATGGCTACTTGAAAATGTGTGGCATAGAGTTGGATGTCGTAATCGGTACCGCCCTTATAGATATGTACGGCAAATGTGGGTGCTTGGCTCGAGCTTTggaggtgtttgatgaaatgcctgacAAAGATGTGCTGGCCTGGACTGCCATGATCTCGGCTTTCGCTATCCatgggtttggagaggaggctTTTACTCTTCTAGAGAAGATGGAAAGGCATGGAACAAAGCCGAACCAAGTGACGTTTGGTGCGCTGCTATGCGCTTGTGCTCACTCAGGCATGGTGGAAAGGGGCCGTTGGTGTTTTGAGGCAATGAGGAGAGTATACATGATTGAACCACAGCAGCAACACTACGCCTGCATGGTGGATTTACTTGGACGAGCGGGCTTGTTCGCTGAGGCATTGATACTCATTGGAAGCATGCCAATGGAGGCAGACACTTTTGTTTGGGGAGCACTTCTTGGTGCCTGCAGGATGCATGGAAATGTAGAGCTTGGTGAAAGAGTTGCAGGCCGTTTGATTGGAATGGACCCTCTCAATCATGCTTTCTATATAATTCTTTCCGACATTTATGCAAAGGCTGACAGATTTGAGGATGTGAAGAAAGTGAGGAAATTGATGCAAGAGCACGGGATCAAGAAGGCAGCTCCTGGTTGTAGTTCGGTTGAAATTGATGGGGTGGTGCGTGAGTTTTCAGTAAAACTAGCAccatgtgatgatgatgatgtactTGACGAGCTGGTGCTTATTTTGGACTTGATGCATGAAGAGCTGAAAATTCAGTAA
- the LOC120274731 gene encoding xyloglucan galactosyltransferase XLT2-like has translation MLRRSETSPLDQTHSSLKKQKNSSSSSSSSHCLTLLITLATLSIQLLLLLLHSSRRSTEPLPQDCNSGLVYVYDLPPYFNKDLIDDCDNLTPWRSLCYQLSNSGFGPKTTDLAGTIPDHLLSSWHTTDQFAAELIYHYRILSHPCRTTNPSHATAFYIPFYAGLAVGKHLWSPNSTAQDRDRDCSLLLNWLAKQESWNQSNGQDHFIVFGRITWDFRRAKDSDWGSSFLFMPAMRHVTRLLLERSPWDKRDVGIPYPTGFHPTTPGEVRDWQSFVLSRNRSTLFSFAGSARAKFTDDFRGLLMKECEQAEEQCRSVSCMADGQCIGGGGGSALSLFLNSAFCLQPRGDSFTRRSMFDCIVAGAIPVMFWRRSAYEQYEWYLPMGEEKEKEWSVFVDRRKVRRGVVRVKEVLEGIEEEKVRRMREKVVELIPKLVYSAGSGYMEDAVDVALNGLFRRVEERRRSRSREEGKPGGGGTFAWFGAA, from the coding sequence ATGCTCCGGCGATCGGAAACCTCACCACTGGATCAGACTCATTCATCcttaaagaagcaaaagaacTCCTCCTCATCTTCCTCCAGCTCCCATTGCCTAACCTTGCTGATCACCCTCGCCACCCTCTCCATccaactcctcctcctccttcttcacTCCTCACGTCGGAGCACGGAGCCACTTCCACAAGACTGCAACTCCGGCCTCGTCTACGTCTACGACCTCCCTCCATACTTCAACAAAGACCTCATTGATGATTGCGACAACCTCACCCCCTGGCGCTCTCTCTGTTACCAGCTTTCCAATTCTGGCTTTGGCCCAAAAACCACTGACCTCGCAGGAACAATCCCTGACCACCTTCTGTCATCTTGGCACACCACTGATCAGTTCGCAGCGGAGCTCATCTACCACTATCGAATTCTCTCTCACCCTTGCCGCACTACCAACCCCTCTCATGCCACAGCCTTCTACATTCCCTTCTACGCTGGCCTTGCCGTAGGAAAACACCTCTGGTCACCCAACTCCACCGCACAAGACCGGGACCGTGACTGTTCTTTACTGCTTAACTGGCTAGCAAAGCAAGAATCTTGGAATCAATCCAATGGGCAAGACCACTTTATCGTCTTTGGCAGGATAACATGGGACTTCCGTCGAGCCAAGGACAGTGACTGGGGCTCCAGCTTTCTATTCATGCCGGCAATGCGCCATGTGACTCGTCTTCTCCTTGAGCGAAGCCCGTGGGACAAGCGTGACGTGGGAATCCCTTATCCGACCGGTTTCCACCCGACAACACCGGGAGAAGTCCGTGACTGGCAAAGCTTCGTGCTAAGCAGGAACCGGTCGACGTTGTTCAGCTTCGCAGGATCAGCCCGTGCTAAGTTCACTGATGACTTCCGGGGATTGCTGATGAAGGAATGTGAGCAGGCCGAAGAACAATGCCGATCTGTTTCTTGTATGGCCGATGGGCAATgcattggtggtggtggtgggtcAGCTTTGAGCTTGTTCTTGAACTCGGCGTTCTGTTTGCAGCCCAGAGGTGATAGCTTTACTAGGAGATCTATGTTTGATTGTATAGTGGCCGGGGCTATTCCAGTGATGTTCTGGAGAAGAAGTGCATATGAGCAATATGAGTGGTACTTGCCCATgggggaggagaaggagaaagagtGGTCCGTGTTTGTGGATAGGAGGAAGGTGAGAAGAGGTGTGGTGAGAGTGAAGGAGGTCTTGGAAGGGATTGAGGAAGAGAAGGTGAGGAGGATGAGGGAGAAGGTGGTAGAGTTGATTCCCAAGTTGGTGTACTCGGCCGGAAGCGGCTATATGGAGGACGCCGTCGATGTGGCGCTCAATGGGCTTTTCCGGAGGGTAGAGGAGCGCAGGCGGAGTCGGAGCAGGGAAGAGGGCAAGCCTGGTGGAGGTGGAACTTTTGCATGGTTTGGTGCTGCGTAG